In a genomic window of Mycolicibacterium neoaurum VKM Ac-1815D:
- the urtB gene encoding urea ABC transporter permease subunit UrtB, translating into MDVLIGQLATGLSLGSILLLAALGLSLTFGQMGVINMAHGEFIMAGCYTTFVVQQIISNAGVSLIISLIVGFVIGGLFGVLLEVTLIQRMYHRPLDTLLVTFGVGLVLQQLARDIFGAPAVNVIAPSWLSGGFEIFGAVVPKTRIFILVLAVACVTALAVALKASPMGRRIRAVVQNRDLAETSGISSRKTDITTFFIGSGLAGVAGVALTLIGSTSPTIGQAYLIDAFLVVVVGGLGQIKGTVIAAFGIGFLNSVIEYNTTASLAKVILFVIIVIFLQARPQGLFTVRTRSLV; encoded by the coding sequence ATGGATGTCCTCATCGGACAGCTGGCAACGGGATTGAGCCTCGGCTCGATCCTGTTGCTGGCTGCACTCGGCCTGTCCCTCACGTTCGGTCAGATGGGTGTCATCAACATGGCGCATGGCGAATTCATCATGGCCGGCTGCTACACCACCTTCGTCGTCCAGCAGATCATCTCCAATGCCGGTGTCTCGCTGATCATCTCGCTGATCGTGGGCTTCGTGATCGGCGGATTGTTCGGTGTACTGCTGGAGGTCACCCTGATCCAGCGGATGTACCACCGACCGTTGGACACCCTGCTGGTCACCTTCGGCGTGGGACTCGTCCTGCAGCAGTTGGCCCGTGACATCTTCGGTGCGCCGGCGGTCAACGTCATCGCCCCGTCCTGGTTGTCTGGCGGGTTCGAGATCTTCGGTGCCGTCGTGCCCAAGACCCGCATCTTCATCCTGGTGTTGGCCGTCGCCTGCGTCACCGCGCTGGCCGTCGCGCTCAAGGCCAGCCCGATGGGCCGGCGGATCAGGGCGGTGGTGCAGAACCGCGATCTCGCAGAGACCAGCGGCATCTCGTCGCGCAAGACCGACATCACGACCTTCTTCATCGGGTCGGGTCTGGCCGGCGTCGCAGGTGTGGCGCTGACGCTGATCGGCTCCACCAGCCCGACGATCGGTCAGGCCTATCTGATCGACGCCTTCCTGGTGGTAGTGGTCGGTGGTCTGGGCCAGATCAAGGGCACGGTGATCGCCGCGTTCGGCATCGGCTTCCTGAACTCGGTGATCGAGTACAACACCACGGCATCGCTGGCCAAGGTGATCCTGTTCGTCATCATCGTGATCTTCCTGCAGGCCCGCCCGCAGGGCCTGTTCACCGTCCGGACAAGGAGTTTGGTGTGA
- the urtA gene encoding urea ABC transporter substrate-binding protein — MLLSACGSKATDEGGSAAASCVDTSGDTIKVGSLNSLSGTMAISEVTVRDSIKLAVDEINAGGGVLGKQIQLVGEDGASEPTVFAEKAQKLINSDCVAAVFGGWTSSSRKAMLPVFEDNNSLLYYPVQYEGLESSPNIFYTGATTNQQIVPALDYLKEKGTKSLYLVGSDYVFPQTANRIIKAYAAANGIEIKGEDYTPLGSTDFSTIINKVRTADADAVFNTLNGDSNVAFFREYKNVGLTPQAMPVVSVSIAEEEVGGIGVQNVTDQLTAWNYYQTIDTPVNDAFVAAYKKAYGANKPTSDPMEAAYVSVHLWKNTVEKAGSFDVKAIQDNAGGVSFDAPEGKVTIDGENNHITKTARIGEIKPDGLIYTVWESPAPIEPDPYLKSYPWAAGLSG; from the coding sequence ATGCTGCTCTCTGCCTGCGGCAGCAAGGCCACCGACGAGGGCGGCAGCGCCGCCGCATCCTGTGTGGACACCTCCGGTGACACCATCAAGGTCGGCTCGCTGAACTCGCTGTCGGGAACCATGGCGATCTCCGAGGTCACCGTGCGTGATTCCATCAAACTGGCCGTCGACGAGATCAATGCCGGCGGCGGTGTTCTCGGAAAGCAGATCCAACTGGTGGGCGAGGACGGCGCCTCGGAGCCGACCGTATTCGCCGAGAAGGCGCAGAAGCTGATCAACAGCGACTGCGTGGCGGCCGTCTTCGGTGGCTGGACGTCCTCGAGCCGCAAGGCCATGCTGCCGGTGTTCGAAGACAACAACTCCCTGCTCTACTACCCGGTCCAGTACGAGGGCCTGGAGTCCTCCCCCAACATCTTCTACACCGGAGCGACCACCAACCAGCAGATCGTCCCGGCGCTGGACTATCTGAAGGAAAAGGGCACCAAGTCGCTGTACCTGGTCGGCAGCGACTACGTCTTCCCGCAGACCGCCAACCGCATCATCAAGGCCTACGCCGCGGCCAACGGGATCGAGATCAAGGGCGAGGATTACACGCCGCTGGGCTCGACGGACTTCTCGACGATCATCAACAAGGTCCGCACCGCGGATGCCGACGCGGTGTTCAACACCCTCAACGGCGATTCCAACGTCGCCTTCTTCCGTGAGTACAAGAACGTCGGGCTGACCCCGCAGGCGATGCCGGTGGTCTCGGTGTCCATCGCCGAGGAAGAGGTCGGCGGTATCGGCGTACAGAACGTCACCGACCAGCTGACGGCGTGGAACTACTACCAGACCATCGACACCCCGGTGAACGACGCGTTCGTCGCTGCGTACAAGAAGGCCTACGGCGCGAACAAGCCCACCTCCGATCCGATGGAGGCCGCCTACGTCTCGGTGCACCTGTGGAAGAACACCGTCGAGAAGGCAGGGTCGTTCGACGTCAAGGCAATTCAGGACAACGCCGGTGGCGTGAGCTTCGACGCCCCCGAGGGCAAGGTCACCATCGACGGTGAGAACAACCACATCACCAAGACCGCCCGCATCGGCGAGATCAAGCCCGACGGTCTGATCTACACCGTGTGGGAGTCGCCCGCACCCATCGAACCGGACCCGTACCTGAAGTCCTACCCGTGGGCCGCCGGCCTGTCCGGGTAA
- a CDS encoding Rv2578c family radical SAM protein: protein MRWDGQGVRVDDGALPGLARLGFVRSVRTPEFDGITFHEILCKSALNKVPDAAMLPFRYTVNGYRGCAHACRYCFARTTHEYLDFDPGADFDTEIVVKTNVAEVLARELRRRSWTREAVALGTNTDPYQRAEGRYRLMPGILAALAESGTPFSILTKGTLLRRDLPLIAEAAHDGAGARVSISLAIGDPDLQRSIEPGTPSPQARLALISAVRDAGLDCHVMVAPVLPRLTDSVEHLDALLRRIADAGATGATVFGLHLRGATRGWFMSWLQCTHPQHVPEYQRLYRRGAYLPAEYRNELRIRAAPLLARYGLTRRSAGVAMSAPATPAGAGAVSSEVAAPAHPTLF from the coding sequence ATGCGATGGGACGGGCAGGGGGTGCGGGTCGACGACGGCGCGTTGCCGGGTCTGGCTCGTCTCGGTTTCGTGCGCAGCGTGCGGACCCCGGAGTTCGACGGGATCACCTTCCACGAGATCCTGTGCAAATCGGCGCTCAACAAGGTGCCCGATGCGGCCATGCTGCCTTTTCGGTACACCGTCAACGGCTACCGCGGGTGTGCGCACGCGTGCCGCTACTGCTTCGCCAGGACCACCCACGAGTATCTCGACTTCGACCCCGGTGCGGATTTCGACACCGAGATCGTCGTCAAGACCAATGTGGCCGAGGTGCTCGCCCGGGAACTCCGGCGCAGATCGTGGACCCGGGAGGCGGTGGCGCTCGGCACCAACACCGATCCGTACCAGCGTGCGGAGGGTCGCTATCGGTTGATGCCGGGCATCCTGGCCGCGCTCGCCGAATCCGGCACGCCGTTCTCGATCCTGACCAAGGGCACCCTGCTGCGCCGCGATCTGCCGCTCATCGCCGAGGCGGCCCATGACGGGGCCGGCGCGCGGGTATCGATCTCGTTGGCGATCGGTGATCCGGACCTGCAGCGGTCGATCGAACCCGGAACGCCGTCGCCGCAAGCCCGGTTGGCGTTGATCTCCGCGGTCCGCGATGCCGGGTTGGACTGCCATGTCATGGTGGCCCCTGTGCTGCCGCGGCTGACCGATTCCGTCGAGCATCTCGACGCCCTGCTGCGCCGGATCGCCGATGCAGGCGCGACCGGCGCCACGGTGTTCGGCCTGCACCTGCGCGGCGCGACGCGCGGCTGGTTCATGTCGTGGTTGCAGTGCACCCACCCTCAGCACGTTCCCGAATACCAGCGGCTCTACCGGCGTGGTGCGTACCTGCCTGCCGAGTACCGCAACGAACTCCGTATCAGGGCCGCTCCGCTGCTGGCCAGGTATGGACTGACCAGGCGATCGGCTGGTGTCGCGATGTCGGCACCGGCGACGCCAGCCGGCGCCGGTGCCGTTTCCTCCGAAGTCGCGGCACCGGCGCACCCCACCCTGTTCTGA
- a CDS encoding HNH endonuclease signature motif containing protein, whose product MFELSELCKMSDEALIDAVAAATREEAAAAARRLAFIAEVTSRWCDDEDEFSALALIDGWAQAKAQISAACNLGPHAANTQMRIGVALRERLPQTAAVFGAGAVSAKVIAAITWRTHLVTDPEALASIDAKIAENAHGYGVLSEAALIHAVDHWVHESDPLAVIRSNAAARDRYLEFGGKDDPDGVVSFWGRMRATDAKITDARADEFADGVCDNDPRTKRERRADAVAAAMAGASRLTCMCGDPACAGSGKDPRSGAVTIYVLTGQNPDAGEGAEPATVPGPDGGPEPGSVGPDRGPGDGSDEDWSAEKPAAAAQRSPTDAPAAQYTPPGAGAGITIDGDVIPAHLLTDLINTGATVRTISSPADLGAENRYRPSDQLGAFVRMTSMTCAFPGCGRPAHKADLDHVTPWPAGATHPGNLRPYCREHHLIKTLKIGWIPTAHTDGSTTWTAPTGHAYTTRPLGPVLFPHNACDTDIPRPRRINLIGHAGRQPTLPTRRRTRKKDREHRINAERVRNALGIALDIALDGDPPPF is encoded by the coding sequence ATGTTCGAGCTGTCGGAACTGTGCAAGATGAGCGATGAGGCGCTCATCGACGCAGTCGCGGCCGCCACCCGCGAGGAGGCCGCCGCCGCAGCTCGTCGGCTGGCCTTCATCGCCGAGGTCACATCGCGCTGGTGCGATGACGAGGACGAGTTCTCTGCTTTGGCGTTGATCGACGGCTGGGCGCAGGCCAAGGCCCAGATCAGCGCGGCCTGCAACCTCGGGCCGCACGCCGCCAACACCCAGATGCGTATCGGTGTGGCGCTGCGTGAACGGCTCCCGCAAACCGCGGCCGTCTTCGGCGCCGGGGCGGTCTCGGCGAAAGTGATCGCCGCGATCACCTGGCGCACCCACCTGGTGACCGACCCCGAGGCGCTGGCCTCGATCGATGCCAAGATCGCGGAGAACGCCCACGGCTACGGAGTGCTCTCGGAGGCAGCGCTGATCCACGCCGTCGACCACTGGGTGCATGAGTCCGATCCGCTGGCGGTGATCCGGTCCAATGCCGCGGCAAGGGATCGTTATCTCGAGTTCGGTGGCAAGGATGATCCAGACGGTGTGGTGTCGTTCTGGGGGCGCATGCGCGCCACCGACGCCAAGATCACCGATGCCCGCGCCGACGAGTTCGCAGACGGTGTCTGCGACAACGATCCCCGCACCAAACGGGAGCGCCGCGCCGATGCCGTCGCCGCCGCCATGGCCGGCGCCTCCCGGCTGACGTGCATGTGCGGGGACCCTGCGTGCGCCGGGTCGGGGAAAGATCCGCGGTCGGGTGCAGTCACCATCTACGTGCTCACCGGCCAGAACCCCGACGCGGGAGAGGGTGCCGAGCCCGCGACGGTGCCCGGGCCGGATGGCGGGCCTGAGCCGGGATCGGTCGGACCCGATCGCGGACCGGGCGACGGATCCGATGAGGACTGGTCAGCTGAGAAGCCGGCCGCGGCTGCGCAACGCTCGCCCACTGACGCACCTGCCGCGCAGTACACCCCGCCCGGCGCCGGGGCCGGCATCACCATCGACGGCGATGTCATCCCGGCGCACCTGCTCACCGACCTTATCAACACGGGCGCCACCGTCCGAACCATCAGCAGTCCAGCAGATCTCGGTGCCGAAAACCGATACCGGCCCTCGGACCAACTCGGCGCCTTCGTCCGGATGACTTCGATGACGTGCGCCTTTCCCGGCTGTGGGCGCCCCGCCCACAAGGCCGACCTCGACCACGTCACCCCCTGGCCCGCCGGTGCCACCCATCCGGGCAACCTGCGGCCCTACTGTCGCGAACATCACCTCATCAAGACGCTGAAAATCGGCTGGATCCCCACCGCCCATACTGACGGCTCGACAACCTGGACGGCGCCCACCGGCCATGCCTACACCACCCGACCACTGGGTCCAGTTCTGTTCCCGCACAACGCGTGTGATACCGATATCCCGAGGCCCAGGCGCATCAACCTCATCGGCCACGCGGGCCGCCAGCCCACCCTGCCCACCCGGCGACGGACCCGAAAGAAGGACCGCGAACACCGGATCAACGCCGAGCGCGTCCGCAACGCACTCGGCATCGCCCTCGACATCGCCCTCGACGGCGACCCGCCGCCCTTTTAA
- a CDS encoding phytanoyl-CoA dioxygenase family protein has translation MLDVDRFIADGFVKIESAFDRDLGVRCQQQLWQTIGLNPADPSTWTESLVRVAGMATPEFTAAANTDALHAAYNALVGPGRWRPRLGLGTFPLRFPSTEPARDAGWHVEASFYAEDGMRLSLRSRGRALLMLFLFSDVGPDDAPTKIRVGSHLAVPPVLARHGADGAPWMSVCEHVVPATADCSVVKATGRIGDVYLCHPFLVHTGTAHRGSVPRFMAQPPLEPTGELDLEADEPSPVARAVLQGLR, from the coding sequence ATGCTTGATGTCGACCGGTTCATCGCCGACGGTTTCGTCAAGATCGAGTCGGCTTTCGATCGCGATCTCGGCGTGCGCTGCCAGCAGCAGCTGTGGCAGACCATCGGATTGAACCCAGCGGACCCGAGCACCTGGACCGAATCACTGGTGCGGGTGGCCGGCATGGCCACGCCGGAGTTCACCGCCGCCGCCAACACCGACGCCTTACACGCCGCCTACAACGCCTTGGTCGGGCCCGGACGATGGCGGCCCCGACTGGGCCTGGGCACCTTCCCGCTGCGCTTTCCCAGCACCGAACCGGCCCGCGACGCGGGCTGGCATGTCGAAGCATCCTTCTACGCCGAGGACGGCATGCGGCTGAGCCTGCGCTCCCGCGGTCGCGCCTTGTTGATGCTGTTCCTGTTCTCCGATGTCGGCCCAGATGACGCACCGACGAAGATCCGGGTCGGCTCCCACCTCGCGGTGCCGCCGGTGCTGGCCCGCCATGGCGCTGACGGTGCTCCCTGGATGTCCGTCTGCGAGCACGTCGTCCCGGCGACCGCGGACTGTTCCGTCGTAAAGGCCACCGGTCGCATCGGCGATGTGTACCTGTGCCATCCGTTCCTCGTACATACCGGCACCGCCCACCGCGGCAGCGTGCCGCGGTTCATGGCTCAACCGCCGCTGGAGCCCACCGGCGAGCTCGACCTGGAAGCCGACGAGCCGAGCCCGGTCGCTCGCGCTGTGCTGCAGGGACTGCGTTAA
- a CDS encoding TetR/AcrR family transcriptional regulator, which produces MTRPARRPDRRTLATTATILEAAQRLFAERGFHAVTMDAIAEEAAVAVGSIYHHFGNKDSLYLALVERALEINEQVMAQAYTDDRTPVEQLIAASDAYCRFNLENPGHFRMVALRTVDMPPGELAGEVEQRIADKVEALVGDVADALRRADAAGQLSCPDPARTSVFLWSAWNGVLGSRWRPDRLALDDAELERVLAVGRDIVIRGLRTE; this is translated from the coding sequence GTGACCCGACCCGCCCGGCGGCCCGACCGACGTACCCTCGCGACCACGGCGACGATCCTGGAGGCCGCCCAACGGCTGTTCGCCGAGCGCGGTTTCCATGCGGTCACCATGGATGCCATCGCCGAGGAAGCCGCGGTGGCGGTCGGTTCGATCTATCACCACTTCGGCAATAAGGACAGCCTGTATCTGGCGTTGGTGGAGCGCGCCCTGGAGATCAACGAACAGGTGATGGCGCAGGCGTACACCGACGATCGCACGCCGGTGGAACAGTTGATCGCCGCGAGCGACGCCTACTGCCGGTTCAATCTGGAGAACCCCGGCCACTTCCGCATGGTCGCCCTGCGGACGGTCGACATGCCGCCGGGGGAGCTGGCCGGCGAAGTCGAACAGCGCATCGCCGACAAGGTGGAAGCGCTCGTCGGCGATGTCGCCGATGCCCTGCGTCGTGCCGATGCCGCCGGTCAGCTCAGCTGTCCCGATCCCGCGCGGACCTCGGTGTTCCTCTGGTCGGCGTGGAATGGGGTGCTGGGCTCGCGCTGGCGACCGGACCGGCTCGCCCTCGACGATGCCGAACTGGAGCGTGTGCTCGCGGTTGGCAGGGACATCGTGATCCGCGGTCTTCGTACCGAATAG
- a CDS encoding carbon-nitrogen hydrolase family protein translates to MVLAAAVQLDAKLGDVAANLVACQRLADEAGDAGAKIIALPEFFTTGIGFLRELVDAALPVDGLATQLLCDVARRHGAMVGGSFLCRDTDGHIRNAYLLADLTGIVGRHDKDLPTMWENAIYTGGDDDGVLTCGKLSVGAAVCWELMRTRTVRRMRGRVDLAMTGSGWWSIPPWPPQHLFDRLEKANAATARRAATDFARYIGAPVVHAAHVGELECPMPWLPVRYRGHFEGNALITDATGTVVAQRSRADGEGVVLADITLGRVDPVDVAPQRFWLHRRGVLPAAVWHYQRLHGRRWYERNAVNR, encoded by the coding sequence ATGGTGCTGGCAGCGGCGGTGCAATTGGACGCGAAGCTCGGTGATGTGGCGGCCAATCTCGTTGCCTGCCAACGGCTTGCCGATGAAGCGGGTGACGCCGGGGCGAAGATCATCGCGCTGCCCGAGTTCTTCACCACCGGAATCGGCTTCCTTCGTGAACTGGTCGACGCGGCGCTGCCGGTGGACGGCCTCGCGACTCAACTGCTCTGCGACGTGGCGCGCAGGCATGGCGCGATGGTCGGTGGTTCGTTCCTGTGTCGGGACACCGACGGTCATATCCGCAATGCGTATCTGCTCGCCGACCTCACCGGCATCGTCGGGCGACATGACAAGGACCTGCCCACCATGTGGGAGAACGCCATCTACACCGGCGGTGACGACGATGGCGTGCTCACCTGCGGCAAGCTTTCCGTCGGTGCCGCCGTCTGCTGGGAGCTGATGCGCACCCGGACGGTCCGACGGATGCGCGGCAGGGTGGATCTCGCCATGACGGGTTCGGGATGGTGGTCGATCCCGCCCTGGCCGCCGCAGCACCTGTTCGACCGCCTCGAGAAGGCCAATGCCGCGACCGCGCGGCGGGCGGCAACCGATTTCGCGCGCTATATCGGCGCCCCCGTGGTGCATGCCGCACACGTCGGCGAACTCGAGTGCCCGATGCCGTGGCTGCCGGTACGGTACCGCGGGCACTTCGAGGGCAATGCGTTGATCACCGACGCCACCGGAACCGTGGTCGCTCAGCGGTCCCGCGCCGACGGCGAAGGTGTTGTGCTGGCCGATATCACGCTCGGTCGGGTCGATCCGGTCGACGTTGCGCCGCAACGGTTCTGGCTGCACCGGCGGGGTGTCCTGCCGGCTGCGGTGTGGCACTACCAGCGTCTGCACGGGCGCCGTTGGTATGAGAGGAATGCGGTGAATCGATGA
- a CDS encoding DinB family protein, translated as MSDIQPDTKDWTWVLQRPCPDCGFDPVTVHPTAVAGHIRRDAADWELRLARPGVRSRPAPGVWSNLEYGCHIRDVHRIFDHRVQLMLGQTDPQFPNWDQDATAIADDYGGQDPTTVAGELRAAADAVAQRYDSVPEEGWDRRGLRSNGSEFTVATIAVYHLHDIVHHAWDVSTGAHEPGA; from the coding sequence TTGAGCGATATCCAACCCGACACCAAGGACTGGACCTGGGTGCTGCAACGGCCCTGTCCGGACTGCGGATTCGATCCGGTGACGGTGCATCCGACCGCCGTCGCCGGACACATCCGCCGCGATGCGGCGGATTGGGAGCTCCGGCTCGCCCGGCCCGGGGTGCGGAGCCGCCCAGCGCCGGGTGTCTGGTCGAATCTCGAATACGGTTGCCATATCCGCGATGTGCACCGCATCTTCGATCACCGCGTGCAGTTGATGCTGGGCCAGACCGATCCGCAGTTCCCGAACTGGGACCAGGACGCCACGGCGATCGCCGACGACTACGGCGGCCAGGATCCGACGACGGTCGCCGGCGAGCTGCGTGCAGCGGCCGACGCCGTGGCCCAGCGGTATGACTCGGTGCCCGAGGAGGGCTGGGATCGGCGCGGGTTACGAAGCAACGGAAGCGAATTCACTGTCGCCACCATTGCCGTGTACCACCTGCACGATATCGTCCATCACGCGTGGGACGTCTCGACCGGAGCCCACGAGCCGGGCGCGTGA
- the ypfJ gene encoding KPN_02809 family neutral zinc metallopeptidase — protein sequence MTFNEGMQIDTSTSSSSGGGGGRRIAVGGGVGGLLLVVVALFLGVDPSSVLPQDQGAGMDTQGVSAPGFDLTQCRTGADANEKVQCRVVATGNSVDAVWTQLLPEYRRPQVRLFTGSVNTGCGGATSEVGPFYCPADETAYFDTDFFDVLRDQFGSSGGPFAQEYVVAHEFGHHVQNLLGVLGRAQQDPTGPTGGGVRTELQADCYAGVWAHYAATTKQEGTDVTFLQPLSDKDIADALSAASAVGDDRIQEAATGRVSPESWTHGSSEQRQKWFTTGYQTGAPDKCDTFAPGALR from the coding sequence ATGACCTTCAACGAGGGCATGCAGATCGACACGAGCACCTCCTCCAGCAGCGGCGGCGGAGGTGGCCGACGGATCGCCGTCGGTGGCGGCGTGGGTGGGCTGTTGCTCGTGGTGGTGGCGCTGTTCCTGGGCGTGGATCCCAGCAGTGTGCTGCCCCAGGACCAGGGGGCCGGGATGGACACCCAGGGGGTCTCCGCCCCCGGCTTCGATCTCACCCAGTGCCGGACCGGCGCCGATGCCAACGAGAAGGTGCAGTGTCGGGTGGTGGCGACCGGCAACTCCGTGGATGCGGTCTGGACCCAGTTGCTTCCCGAGTACCGCCGCCCGCAGGTTCGGTTGTTCACCGGGTCGGTGAACACCGGCTGCGGTGGCGCGACCAGCGAGGTCGGTCCGTTCTACTGCCCCGCCGACGAGACCGCGTATTTCGACACCGATTTCTTCGATGTACTGCGCGACCAGTTCGGTTCCAGCGGTGGGCCGTTCGCGCAGGAGTACGTGGTGGCCCACGAGTTCGGCCACCACGTGCAGAACCTGCTGGGGGTGTTGGGGCGCGCCCAGCAGGATCCGACCGGCCCGACCGGCGGCGGGGTGCGCACCGAACTGCAGGCCGACTGCTACGCCGGGGTGTGGGCGCACTACGCGGCGACGACCAAACAGGAGGGCACCGATGTGACCTTCCTACAACCGTTGAGCGACAAGGATATTGCCGACGCGTTGTCGGCGGCTTCGGCCGTCGGCGATGACCGGATCCAGGAGGCGGCCACCGGCAGGGTGAGCCCGGAGTCCTGGACGCACGGCTCCTCCGAACAGCGTCAGAAATGGTTCACCACCGGTTACCAGACCGGTGCGCCCGACAAGTGCGACACCTTCGCCCCGGGCGCCCTGCGTTGA
- a CDS encoding carboxylesterase/lipase family protein, giving the protein MPSVAELSTIVPTVQGLLRGTTEGGVGVWRGVAYAEQPVGDRRFLGPQPLRPWDGVRDAINHGPLPPQGRSFVGGGRDDPKIRDEACLTVTVWSPDVSASLPVMVWIPGGAFVYGAGQLQLYNGSRLAANGNVVVVNVTYRLGVFGGFELGDLGPGFDDNLCLRDQIAALQWIRENIGSFGGDPTQVTVFGESAGATSVLALLASPAAAGLFDRAIAQSPALPLIADREARARQSHAFLAELGVEADEVKALPQRRLRRAAGTLQLASVAHTPTLAYGLTHGVDLLPHHPIEAARRGAVAPVPLIIGTNSHEASMFAWGKPPMLPTTAAGVDGFFARWAPDARDRVLAAYPDFPRRRALVDFGSDAMFGAPTWAFVDAYSADAPTHMYRFDHTTWTLKALGLGATHGSEIVHIQHSYSSYLGRKLHPLGRRVQPSVGRRMQRTWLDFATDGLSEWPRFDTRTRQTRVIRSTRDVTVSDPDALRREAWEGVF; this is encoded by the coding sequence GTGCCCTCTGTCGCCGAACTGTCGACGATCGTGCCGACCGTCCAAGGCCTGCTGCGCGGTACCACCGAGGGTGGTGTCGGAGTGTGGCGCGGAGTCGCCTACGCCGAGCAACCGGTGGGCGACCGGCGGTTCCTCGGTCCCCAGCCGCTGCGCCCCTGGGACGGTGTGCGTGACGCCATCAACCACGGTCCGTTGCCGCCGCAGGGCCGTTCCTTCGTCGGTGGCGGCCGCGACGACCCGAAGATCCGCGACGAGGCCTGCCTGACGGTCACCGTCTGGTCACCCGACGTGTCGGCGTCGCTACCGGTCATGGTGTGGATCCCGGGCGGCGCGTTCGTCTACGGCGCGGGCCAATTGCAGCTGTACAACGGCTCGAGGCTGGCCGCCAACGGCAACGTGGTCGTCGTCAACGTCACCTATCGGCTGGGCGTCTTCGGCGGTTTCGAACTCGGTGACCTCGGACCGGGATTCGACGACAACCTGTGTCTGCGTGACCAGATCGCCGCGCTGCAGTGGATCCGGGAGAACATCGGGTCCTTCGGTGGGGACCCGACCCAGGTGACGGTGTTCGGTGAATCGGCCGGTGCCACCTCGGTGCTGGCGCTGCTGGCCAGCCCGGCCGCCGCGGGATTGTTCGACAGGGCCATCGCGCAGAGCCCGGCGTTGCCGCTGATCGCCGACCGCGAGGCGCGGGCCCGGCAATCGCACGCCTTCCTCGCCGAACTCGGCGTCGAGGCAGACGAGGTCAAGGCGTTGCCGCAGCGCCGGCTGCGCCGCGCCGCGGGCACACTGCAGCTGGCCAGCGTCGCGCACACCCCGACGCTGGCCTATGGGCTGACCCACGGGGTCGACCTGTTACCGCACCACCCGATCGAGGCGGCCCGCCGCGGCGCGGTCGCCCCCGTCCCGCTGATCATCGGCACCAACAGCCACGAGGCCTCGATGTTCGCCTGGGGTAAGCCGCCGATGCTGCCCACGACGGCGGCCGGGGTCGACGGGTTCTTCGCCCGCTGGGCGCCGGACGCCCGCGATCGGGTGCTGGCCGCCTATCCGGACTTCCCGCGTCGCCGGGCGCTGGTCGATTTCGGTTCCGATGCGATGTTCGGCGCGCCCACCTGGGCCTTCGTCGACGCCTACAGCGCCGATGCGCCGACGCATATGTACCGGTTCGACCACACCACCTGGACGCTCAAGGCGTTGGGGCTCGGCGCCACCCACGGCAGTGAGATCGTGCACATCCAGCACAGCTACAGCTCGTATCTGGGCCGCAAGTTGCATCCGTTGGGGCGGCGGGTGCAGCCCTCGGTGGGCAGGCGCATGCAGCGCACGTGGCTCGATTTCGCCACCGACGGGCTCAGCGAGTGGCCACGCTTCGACACCCGGACGCGGCAGACCCGGGTGATCCGATCCACCCGCGATGTCACCGTCAGCGATCCCGACGCGCTGCGCCGGGAGGCCTGGGAGGGCGTCTTCTAG
- a CDS encoding SRPBCC family protein: MYPCERVDLDFISDAPFRFVSTVDLAISPEQLFEVLSDAGSWPQWASVITKVEWTSPQPYAIGTTRTVTMRGGIVGDEEFLAWEPHSHMAFRFNQASTRSIAAFAEDYWIVPTDQGCHLTWVMAMKPNGTAARLGMAAGRPVMARMFQRFLHNLRRYTDARY; encoded by the coding sequence ATGTATCCGTGCGAGCGTGTCGACCTGGACTTCATCTCCGATGCGCCGTTCCGGTTCGTCAGTACCGTGGATCTGGCCATCTCCCCGGAGCAGTTGTTCGAGGTGCTCTCCGACGCCGGATCCTGGCCGCAGTGGGCCTCGGTCATCACCAAGGTCGAATGGACCAGCCCCCAGCCCTATGCCATCGGCACCACCCGCACCGTCACCATGCGCGGCGGAATCGTCGGCGACGAGGAGTTCCTGGCCTGGGAGCCGCACAGCCACATGGCGTTTCGCTTCAACCAGGCCTCGACCAGAAGCATCGCCGCGTTCGCCGAGGACTATTGGATCGTGCCGACCGACCAGGGTTGCCATCTGACCTGGGTGATGGCGATGAAGCCCAACGGAACCGCCGCTCGGCTCGGGATGGCCGCCGGCCGGCCGGTGATGGCAAGGATGTTCCAGCGCTTCCTGCACAACCTGCGGCGCTACACCGACGCCCGGTACTAG